The proteins below come from a single Candidatus Zixiibacteriota bacterium genomic window:
- a CDS encoding VOC family protein, which produces MEIKSLTPELVTEDISGTIKFYTEVLNLELISSYPNENPEWIKLKCGDNYIMFESRDSLGKLIPEINKKNIGGSFNIYFEVVNIDKLYERIKNTTDVIVPIINTPFKQFAIKDVNGYILLFGQHS; this is translated from the coding sequence ATGGAAATAAAAAGTCTGACCCCGGAACTGGTTACTGAGGATATTTCAGGCACCATAAAGTTTTATACTGAGGTATTAAACTTAGAACTAATTTCATCTTACCCAAATGAAAATCCCGAATGGATAAAACTTAAATGCGGTGACAATTATATAATGTTTGAATCAAGAGATAGTCTTGGGAAATTAATACCGGAGATAAATAAGAAGAACATAGGCGGTTCATTTAACATATATTTTGAAGTAGTGAATATTGACAAACTCTATGAAAGGATCAAAAATACGACTGATGTTATCGTTCCCATAATAAATACACCATTTAAGCAGTTTGCCATTAAAGATGTAAATGGTTACATTCTGTTGTTTGGACAACACTCTTAG